A DNA window from Engystomops pustulosus chromosome 10, aEngPut4.maternal, whole genome shotgun sequence contains the following coding sequences:
- the MKNK1 gene encoding MAP kinase-interacting serine/threonine-protein kinase 1 has product MVSTPHIPIEDLGKRKKKKKRSRAAEAFTGRFADLYRLTDELLGQGAYAKVQGCVSLHNGKDYAVKIVEKKSGHSRSRVFREVETLYQCQGNRNILELIEFCEDDSCFYLVFEKLRGGSILSHIQRRKHFDEREASTVVRDIASALDFLHTKGIAHRDLKPENILCECEDKVSPVKICDFDLGSGVKLSSACTPITTPELTTPCGSAEYMAPEVVEVFTEEATFYDKRCDLWSLGVILYIMLSGYPPFVGNCGTDCGWDRGEVCRVCQNKLFESIQEGKYEFPERDWAHISSQAKNLISKLLVRDAKERLSAAQVLQHPWVQGDAPERGLPTPLVLQKNSSAKDLTLFAAEAIAVNRQLSQHDSDQSEESESFIQKICSMRLSPPSKSRLAKRRAQALASKGGAAVHTFPE; this is encoded by the exons ATGGTCAGCACGCCACATATCCCCATAGAGGATCTTgggaaacggaaaaaaaaaaagaaacggtCAAGAGCTGCTGAGGCTTTCACCGGGAGATTTGCAG ACTTGTACAGACTGACGGACGAGCTGCTCGGACAAGGAGCTTACGCCAAGGTCCAGGGCTGTGTCAGTCTACATAACGGGAAGGACTATGCAGTGAAG ATTGTGGAGAAGAAGAGCGGGCACAGCCGCAGCCGCGTCTTCCGAGAGGTGGAAACTTTGTACCAATGTCAAGGCAACAG GAATATTTTGGAGCTCATTGAATTCTGTGAAGACGACTCCTGTTTCTACCTGGTGTTTGAGAAGTTAAGAGGCG GTTCCATCTTGTCCCACATCCAGAGGAGGAAGCACTTTGATGAGAGGGAAGCCAGCACGGTGGTCCGGGACATTGCCTCCGCACTGGACTTCCTGCACACAAAAG GGATTGCACATCGAGATCTGAAACCAGAGAACATCCTATGTGAATGTGAAGACAAG GTGTCGCCTGTGAAAATCTGTGATTTTGATCTTGGAAGTGGCGTAAAGCTGAGCAGTGCATGTACCCCGATCACCACCCCGGAGCTCACCACCCCT TGTGGCTCTGCAGAGTACATGGCTCCAGAGGTGGTGGAGGTCTTCACAGAAGAAGCCACCTTCTATGACAAGCGCTGTGATCTGTGGAGCctgggggtcatcctctacataATGCTGAGTGGCTACCCTCCCTTTGTGGGGAATTGTGGGACAGACTGTGGCTGGGACCGAGGAGAGGTCTGCAGAGTGTGCCAG AACAAACTGTTTGAGAGTATTCAGGAGGGGAAATACGAGTTTCCTGAGCGAGACTGGGCACACATCTCCAGCCAGGCCAAGAACTTAATATCTAAGCTGCTGGTCCGTGACGCAAAGGAGCGGCTCAGCGCAGCGCAGGTCCTCCAGCACCCATGGGTTCAAGGT GACGCGCCTGAGCGAGGGCTACCGACCCCACTGGTTCTCCAGAA GAACAGCAGCGCTAAAGACCTGACCTTATTTGCTGCGGAGGCCATTGCAGTGAACCGGCAGCTCTCCCAGCACGACAGTGACCAGAGCGAGGAGAGCGAGAGCTTCATCCAAAAGATCTGCTCCATGAGGCTGTCTCCTCCCTCCAAGTCTCGCCTTGCCAAGCGGAGAGCACAGGCCCTGGCCAGTAAGGGCGGTGCTGCAGTCCATACCTTCCCTGAGTGA